A segment of the Ipomoea triloba cultivar NCNSP0323 chromosome 1, ASM357664v1 genome:
TGTGCTGATTTACATTTACCCAACCAAGTATTATCGATTTGAGTATTTGTGAAAATTTTCCCAAAGGCTGAGGCTGCTTCCTTAATATCTTGGTCTACGATCGAAGTAACTTACCAGCATTTGATAAGTCTGAGTATACCTTTAAATATTGGCAGTACTATCTTATTATATAAATGTTTGTTGAGATATGTGTCAATGTTGAAACAGGCGAGTCGGTCCCCAGTGTTCAGAGCAATGCTTGAAAATGAGATGGAAGAAAGCCTGAGCGGCACGATTAAAATTAGTGATGTATCATATGATGCTCTTCGAGCCTTTGTGAATTATTTGTACACTGCGGAAGCATGCCTAGATGAGAACATGGCTTGTGACCTTCTAGTTTTGGCTGAAAAGTaccaagtcaaacatctcaagaCCTACTGCGAAAAGTTTCTAATATCGAAGCTGAACTGGGAGAACTCACTTGTAAACTTTGCTTTTGCTCACCAGCACAATGCAAAGAACTTGCTCGATGCAGCCTTGGCATTGATCATGGACAACATGGACAAGCTGAGCAAGCGAGAAGAATACAAAGAACTGGTGGAGAAGGATCCCAGGCTTGTTGTAGAACTCTATGAAGCTTATCTCTCCAAACAGGTCAATACTGCAGTTCGTAAAGATCCCACCACAAAGGCATGAACAATAGCC
Coding sequences within it:
- the LOC116030272 gene encoding BTB/POZ domain-containing protein At4g08455 isoform X2; translation: MRRHHRRRSSTPSMEFGDVDEDEEEEEEEESPESTRMKCVSCKEEYCSRDAGTCRECYEEASETEEELKREIEDLKAKVNFLRFWALPDPLHLSFPHRPQSSTPCFSDVVLVASNDQSAKNAPHSVPVPAHRAVLASRSPVFRAMLENEMEESLSGTIKISDVSYDALRAFVNYLYTAEACLDENMACDLLVLAEKYQVKHLKTYCEKFLISKLNWENSLVNFAFAHQHNAKNLLDAALALIMDNMDKLSKREEYKELVEKDPRLVVELYEAYLSKQVNTAVRKDPTTKA